One segment of Rhodopirellula baltica SH 1 DNA contains the following:
- the nusA gene encoding transcription termination factor NusA, which produces MNPQDILRYVDSLHRDKNIDPELLFQAIESALQSAAKKQYGEESDVIVSISRDNGAIAATLAGEPLGDDQIGRIGAQTAKQVIIQKVREAERDALMLEYRDQIGEIVSGMIGRADGGVATVNLGNVEAILPRSEQIPGESLHANERVRAIVFEVRPSGGNRVRVVLSRTRPQFVQRLFEQEIPELNDGVIAIKSISREPGYRSKVAVSSEDQQIDPISVCVGYRGSRIKAVREELAGEHIDVVRYDSDPEVLIPNALQPAEVDQVLLCDMIGRAIVLVQEDQLSLAIGRRGQNVRLASKLCGWDIEIMTNAELEEQIERAVGGFSQIPGITEEIAQALVEQGYLSYDDLSVIEPDLFMEMSGLSEADVDRIVETAEAKAEEAEQAAAEERRVRRDQERTDQNAPALAKAETPAAEESTEEATAETADAENAEAADGDQPAAEVATETSETTSTEEAPVEPADEVSGPVADEGETESEEPEPIAEAVESSEAEGNKQEG; this is translated from the coding sequence ATGAATCCGCAAGACATTTTGCGATACGTCGATTCGCTGCATCGCGATAAAAACATCGATCCAGAACTGCTGTTTCAGGCGATCGAGTCGGCTCTACAAAGCGCGGCAAAGAAGCAGTACGGCGAAGAATCGGATGTGATTGTATCGATCAGTCGCGACAATGGAGCGATCGCCGCGACCTTGGCTGGCGAACCTCTTGGTGACGATCAAATTGGTCGCATCGGAGCTCAAACGGCGAAGCAAGTCATCATCCAAAAGGTCCGCGAAGCAGAACGCGACGCCTTGATGTTGGAATACCGCGATCAGATCGGTGAGATCGTCAGCGGAATGATTGGGCGTGCTGACGGCGGCGTGGCGACCGTCAACCTGGGCAACGTCGAAGCCATCCTGCCACGCAGCGAACAAATTCCTGGTGAAAGCCTGCATGCGAACGAACGCGTTCGTGCGATCGTATTTGAAGTCCGTCCATCCGGTGGCAACCGCGTTCGCGTTGTGTTGTCTCGCACCCGGCCGCAATTCGTACAACGTTTGTTTGAACAAGAGATTCCCGAACTGAACGACGGCGTGATTGCCATCAAGTCGATCTCTCGTGAACCTGGCTACCGAAGCAAGGTTGCCGTTAGCAGCGAAGATCAGCAAATCGATCCAATCAGTGTTTGCGTGGGCTATCGCGGCAGCCGGATCAAAGCCGTTCGCGAAGAGTTGGCCGGTGAGCACATCGACGTGGTCCGCTATGACAGCGATCCCGAAGTGTTGATCCCCAACGCCTTGCAACCTGCTGAAGTCGATCAAGTTTTGTTGTGCGACATGATCGGTCGTGCGATCGTGTTGGTTCAAGAAGACCAGCTTTCGCTCGCGATTGGTCGTCGTGGCCAAAACGTGCGATTGGCCAGCAAGCTCTGCGGCTGGGACATTGAAATCATGACCAACGCCGAGCTCGAAGAACAGATCGAACGAGCGGTGGGTGGTTTTAGCCAGATTCCAGGCATCACCGAAGAAATCGCTCAGGCGTTGGTCGAACAGGGTTATTTGTCATATGACGACTTGTCCGTGATCGAGCCCGACCTGTTCATGGAAATGAGCGGCTTGAGCGAAGCGGATGTCGATCGGATCGTCGAAACGGCGGAAGCCAAAGCGGAAGAGGCAGAACAAGCCGCCGCGGAAGAACGACGCGTTCGTCGCGACCAGGAACGAACCGACCAAAACGCTCCTGCACTGGCAAAGGCTGAAACTCCAGCTGCCGAAGAGAGCACGGAAGAAGCAACCGCTGAAACCGCGGATGCGGAGAACGCAGAAGCAGCCGATGGTGATCAGCCAGCTGCTGAAGTTGCAACCGAAACATCGGAGACTACCTCCACCGAAGAGGCCCCCGTCGAACCCGCTGATGAAGTGAGTGGGCCAGTCGCGGATGAGGGCGAGACTGAATCCGAAGAGCCAGAGCCGATCGCCGAAGCGGTTGAATCGTCTGAGGCCGAAGGTAACAAGCAGGAAGGTTGA
- a CDS encoding type IV pilus biogenesis protein PilM, protein MTKKVAVDWDEQQIRIVVGEVSGKQTRIVDAAILPIQTAGVGSTLRKWIQEHGLEKSECLVAVGRDSAELRQMEFPPVPDDELPDMIRFQAVRTFASAGDSATVDYLPTSRTEKGVRAIVSATGASKLDPIRKAIGEAGMTVGRIALRPIAAAALYQIILRDKTNDSTRSTLALIDLVGDEAEIVLFRGRDVSFVRSVRLPSQSPARVNALAGELRRSMIACGASGSPCDIAIWGTPDRHREELDQLAARLDQGQDTPSEKRLINPLQIVDCDPSVEPSVGETVGRLAPLVGLLVADEAYADRLIDFANPRQYIPPSTNRGKMAAMIGIPAAIVLGLGWMFWSQLSSRDSEIKRLEAANATMRDQVKTADASVQRTERVDQFLDADVNWLEEIERLAAALPPSDQLILKQVSAQADSRQGGGRMVVSGLVTSPDVIDEMESSLRDESHRVVGDGASQVDTEDAYRWQIRETVSVETESVRADRYERIAKAAEEEPATKPSEDGESTPNPDAPSSDQGSQDASKSASLDVNVQPEVQS, encoded by the coding sequence ATGACTAAAAAAGTAGCCGTCGATTGGGACGAACAGCAGATTCGCATTGTGGTCGGAGAGGTCTCCGGCAAGCAGACTCGAATCGTTGATGCCGCGATTTTGCCGATTCAAACCGCCGGCGTGGGATCCACGTTGCGCAAATGGATCCAAGAACACGGGTTGGAAAAATCGGAGTGCTTGGTCGCGGTTGGTCGCGATTCAGCGGAGCTTCGTCAGATGGAGTTCCCACCCGTTCCGGACGATGAACTGCCGGACATGATCCGGTTCCAGGCGGTGCGAACTTTCGCGTCCGCTGGCGATAGTGCCACGGTGGATTATTTGCCGACCAGCCGAACCGAAAAGGGCGTGCGAGCGATCGTTTCGGCCACCGGAGCGAGCAAGCTCGATCCAATCCGGAAAGCGATCGGCGAAGCGGGCATGACCGTCGGTCGAATCGCACTGCGTCCCATCGCTGCGGCAGCACTCTATCAAATCATCTTGAGGGACAAGACCAACGATTCGACTCGGTCGACTTTGGCATTGATTGACTTGGTCGGTGACGAAGCGGAAATCGTTTTGTTCCGGGGCCGTGATGTTTCATTTGTTCGTTCGGTCCGATTGCCTTCGCAGTCACCGGCGCGGGTCAACGCGTTGGCCGGTGAGCTTCGCCGCAGCATGATCGCTTGCGGGGCATCGGGTTCGCCTTGTGACATCGCGATTTGGGGAACACCCGATCGCCATCGCGAAGAGCTCGATCAGCTCGCCGCTCGCTTGGACCAAGGGCAGGACACGCCTTCCGAAAAACGGCTGATCAATCCACTGCAGATTGTCGACTGTGATCCCTCGGTGGAACCATCGGTCGGCGAGACAGTTGGTCGACTAGCACCGTTAGTCGGTCTGTTGGTCGCCGATGAAGCTTACGCGGATCGCTTGATCGATTTTGCGAATCCACGTCAGTACATCCCGCCGAGCACCAATCGCGGCAAGATGGCCGCGATGATCGGTATCCCCGCTGCCATCGTGTTGGGGCTGGGGTGGATGTTTTGGAGTCAGCTCAGTTCTCGCGACTCGGAGATCAAACGCCTGGAAGCCGCGAATGCGACGATGCGAGACCAAGTCAAAACGGCAGACGCGAGCGTTCAGCGAACCGAGAGAGTGGATCAGTTCCTCGATGCTGATGTGAACTGGCTAGAAGAAATCGAACGTCTGGCCGCAGCCTTGCCGCCATCGGATCAGTTGATTCTGAAACAGGTTTCCGCTCAGGCAGATTCCCGTCAGGGTGGCGGACGGATGGTCGTTTCCGGATTGGTGACGTCGCCCGATGTGATTGACGAAATGGAGTCGTCGCTGCGGGATGAATCGCACCGCGTTGTTGGTGACGGTGCGAGCCAAGTTGACACCGAAGATGCTTACCGTTGGCAAATTCGCGAAACAGTCTCGGTGGAAACCGAAAGCGTTCGCGCGGATCGTTACGAGCGGATTGCGAAGGCCGCCGAAGAAGAACCTGCTACCAAGCCGAGTGAGGACGGCGAATCCACGCCGAATCCCGATGCACCTTCATCTGACCAGGGATCGCAGGACGCTTCGAAGTCGGCAAGCCTCGACGTAAACGTTCAACCGGAGGTGCAGTCATGA